GCGAAAAGGCGATCCAGTATGCATTCTTTTTTTCCGGCCTGCTCTTGTTTGGCCTGGGCAACGCCATTGCCGTGAAAGTAAAATACCTGGGCCTGCACCCCTGGGAGGTGCTGAACGTGGCGCTTTTTCAGAAATTCGGCTACAGCATTGGTACCTGGAGCACACTAACCGGCTTGCTGCTGATCTCGGTTTCGTGGTTTGTGAACCGGAAGTATGTCAACATCGGCACCTTTCTTAACGCGCTGCTCATCGGCCCTATCATGGACTTTTTCCTGTGGCTGGGGGTGCTGCCCGAGGCATCGCATACCAGCTTAGATTATGTGCAGCTGGCCTGTGCCATCGTGGTGGTAGGCGTTGCCGGCGGCTTGTATGTGGCGGGCGGTATTGGCGCTGGCCCGCGCGACGGGTTTATGCTTTCCTTATCCGACCGCACCAAACTTTCCGTTAGCAAGGCGCGCATCCTGGTCGAGTCGGTGGTGATCTGCGTGGGCCTGCTGCTTGGCGGGCCGGTTTTTATTGCCACTTTCTTTTACTCCTTCATTCAGAGCCCCATTTTCCAGGTCATGCTCAAATTCTTTGGCAGGCTCCGCGTTTCGCTCACAGAAGAAAAGCTGTAACTATAAGTATAAGGCTGGGGTCAGCTTTCTTTCGGAAGTATAACGGGCACCTCGGTTTTCTCGCCAGTGCTGATATCAATTTTAAAAAGCTGGTGGCTGTTGGTGCTGGTTACCCATAGCTGCCCCTGCAGAAAGATAATGTCGTTGGGTTCGCTCAGGCCGTCGGCCAGCGTGCGCACGCGGTGGCGGCTAATATCCAGTATTTTGATCTTTCCGTTATAAGTGTCGGCAATAAACACGTCGCTGTCGATGATCTCCAGCCCCACGCAATGCTGCAACAGTGCATCGTCCACGTGGCCGTCCACATCACCGAATTCGAATAACCCATGGCCCAATGGCGTGAGTACCATCCCTGTTTCGAGGTTAACCGTCCGGATAGCGCTGGCTTCGGCATCGGCTACATACAGCACCTGCCCTCTGTGCGCCAGGCCGCTGGGCTGGTTAAAAGCCGCTTCCAGCAAGGGGCCATCGGTCAGGGCTTCGCGGCCACTGCCGGCAAAGCGGTATACCTGCTCGGTCGTTAGATCCATGCGCAGCAGCTGGTGGTTGCCGGCACTGGCAATGTACATGCTGTTGCCAAGTATAAGCAGGTCCCAGGGGCTGTTGGGGTTTACAGGCTCCTCGCGTTTATCGTCCATAAAATAGTACCCCATCTCGCCGGTGCCGGCTGCCGTGCTCACCTGCTGCTGCGCCAGGTCTACTTTTCGGATCGCATTGTTCTTGGCATCGGCCACATATAGTGTAGTACCGTGCAGGGCCAGGCCGTGCGGCTCGTAAAAGGATGCTTCTGTGTAGCTGCCGTTCGTAAAGCCCTGCCGGCCACTGCCGATCACCTCCAGTACCTGCCCCTGTTGGTTTAACTTCAGGATGCGGTTGTGGCCGCTGTCGGAGAGGTAAATGTTGCCTTCAGGGTCGCTGATGAGCTTGGAAGGGAAGTATAAGGCAGAAGTTGCCGGTTGCGCCACGTGAAACCGCAATGGCTCCCGGTGCAGGGTCTCGGCAAAATCCTCTGTCATTTTTTGGATGTAGGGCTGCACCGTCTGGTAAACGCCTTCGCCGGCATGCTGGCCTACTACTTTGCCATTCGGGTCTATCAGCACCAGCGTAGGCCATGCCCGCACGCCATACTGGTTCCACAGCTTAAAGTCGGCATCGTTCACCACCGGGTGTTCGATCCCGAACTTTCGGATTGCCTGCCTGACGGTGTCGTTCTGCTTCTCGGCATCAAACTTAGCCGAATGGATGCCGATTACCACCAGGACATCGGCATACTCCTCTTCCAACCGTTTCAGGTCGGGCACAATGTGCTGGCAGTTGATGCAGCCAAAAGTCCAGAAATCCAGCAGCACAATTTTGCCCCGGAGATCTTTGATGGACCAGGAGCGGTCGGTGTTGAGCCAGCCATAATTGGTGGATAGTTCTGGGGCGTTTACGCGTCCGGTGAGCATGGTATCGGTTCGTTTCGTGTTTGGTGGGGTGCTTTAAGAGGTACCGGTTTAAGAGGCGTTTTGTTGTGGGAAGTTGCAGCCGGTAGCGCAAAATGCACCCGAGGCACAAGCGGGTGCTTGTGCCATAAAAGGGAATATAAAGGGAAAGATTTAAGGAGCAGGAGCGGAAACATAAAGTCTAAAACCTTTATCTTTAGCTCTAAAGCAGTAGTGCCTAAGAAGCTGTTGCATAGCTCCTGGTACAAGCATGCACTTGTGCTTTCTTTTTCGGGGCGGGAGGCGATAGCAGTATCGGTGGTCTGCCTTTAGATCCGTAATGCTCTTTAAACTTTGAGAACGCGATAAATCCTATGCTCCGCACCCTCCTCCAGCAAGTCCCCTACTTCACGCCCGACGATATCGACGCTTTTGAGCTGTTGTGGCAAAAGCGGGTGCAGCTGCGCCGGTATGATTTCCTGATCCGGCAGGGGCAGGTGGAGCAGGGGTTATACCTGGTGACCAGCGGGGCCTTGCGCATTTACTACCCGTTGCCCGACGAGGAGATCTGCGTGGGCTTTGGCTATCCTAACACCCTGCTGGTTTCTTTTCCGTCGTTTGTGGATGCCTCGCCCTCGGCCTATTATATCCAGGCGCTGAAAAAGAGTGAGCTGCTGGGCATCAGCAAGCAGGATTTTGTGCAGCTGATGGAGCGCAGGCCCAACATCCGGCGCTTCTGGTACCAGGAGCTGGAGAAGGCGCTGGTGGGTAAGATCGAGCGTGAGGTAGACCTGCTGCTACCCGAGCCGGAGCAGCGCCTGCAGCGCGTGTGGCAGCGCAGCCCGCACCTGTTCCAGCACATCCCTAAAAAGTACATTGCCTCGTACCTGCGCATGTCGCCTGAAACGCTGAGCCGGCTGAAGTATAAATCTTGATCCGCGTCAAGGATTGGGAAGCGTAAACAGCTGTATATTTGGCGTATATCCTCTAAAACTATGGAATTTATGAACACACTGGCACAGCTTTCCCAAACCACCAAAGGCCTTTACGATACCGTAGCCGCCGAATTCGCTCCGCTCGACCTGAGCAGCCTCAACTTCAAGCCCGGCCCTGAGAGCTGGAGCATCCTGGAGTGCCTCGAACACCTGAACCGCTACAGCCGCTACTACAACCCGGCCCTGGCCAACGCCATTGCCCAAAATTCCGGTAGCCCCACGGTGCCCCATATCAGCTACAGCTGGCTCGGCAAAAAATCACTGGAGATGGTGCAGCCGCAGCTCCTGAAAAAGCACAAAACCGTAAAGCACATGAACCCCAACAACAGCCCGCTGAACCGCGCCACGCTAGAGGAGTTTCTGCAGCACCAGACAGAGCTGCTGCGCCTGCTGGAGGAGGCCAAAAAAGCCAACCTCCATAAAAAAGCCGTGCCGGTGGAGTTTCTGAAGCTGCTGAAGCTGCGGATAGGCGAGGCGCTGGAGTTTGTAGTGGCGCACCAGGAGCGGCACGTGCAGCAGGCCCTGCGGGTAAAGCAGTTGCTGACCAGGCAGGCGGCAGCATGAGTATAAACCGATACATCTCCCACTTCTCGCCCATACTTGCTTTCTGCTGCTAAAGGTAAAAGCATGACCCCGTCGGATGCTTGCGCCATACTTTGGCGTAAGGTCTTGCAGTGCGTGTACCTGTCCCGAAGTATTTCAGAGGCGCCAGTAAGCGGCGGAGCCACGGTATATCTCGTAAAATATCGTAAATTTGCCTAAACAGCTGCAAGACAATGGCAGAAACCTATACTTCGGACTTCGGAACCATCCTGCTCTTTCTGGTAGGCGGGACTATCTTTGTGTTGCTTGGCTTGTTTACGGCCAGACTGATCCGCCCCAGCCGGCCGAACGAGGAGAAGCTCACCACTTATGAAAGTGGGGAGGAGCCGATCGGTAATGCCTGGGTGCAGTTTAACCCGCGCTTTTACGTGGTGGCGCTTATCTTCATCATTTTTGATGTGGAGCTTGCCTTCCTGTTTCCGTGGGCAACCGTGTTTGGGCGAAGAGATCTGATCGAAGCCACAGACGGGGCGTGGGGCTGGTTTGCACTCATCGAGATGGTGGTTTTTATCGGCATTCTGGTACTTGGGCTGGCGTACGCCTGGGCCAAAGGGCACTTAGACTGGATAAAACCTAAGCCGGTGCTGCCGCAGAGCCGCTCCAGAATCCCGATGGAGGTATACGAGCAACTGAATGCCCGGCAGGAGGCAAAACAGGAAGTATAGCAGGGATGGAAGAAAGACAAAAGAAGAACGAGGAAGTATAATGCTTCATACCTCCTCATTCGTGATTCGGAATTCATAATTCGTAATTAAATTGGATAAGACAGGAGAAGGCGGTGTAGTGGTCACCAAACTGGACGATCTGCTCAACTGGGCGCGGCTCACCTCGCTGTTCCCGATGGGCTTTGGTTTGGCTTGCTGCGCCATCGAGATGATGGGCGCGTATGCCTCGGGTTATGACCTGGACCGCTTCGGCATTATTCCGCGCGCTTCGCCCAGGCAGTCGGATGTGATGATTGTGGCCGGCACGGTTACCTTTAAGATGGCCGACCGCGTGCGCCGCCTCTACGAACAGATGCCCGAGCCGCGCTACGTGATCTCGATGGGAAGCTGCTCTAACTGTGGCGGCCCGTACTGGGAGCACGGCTACCACGTGGTGAAAGGCGTGGACCGGATCATACCGGTGGATGTATACGTACCGGGCTGCCCACCCAGACCGGAGGCGCTAATCGGGGGCTTTCTGCAGCTGCAGGAAATCATCCGCAAGGAAACGGTTCGCGCGCCCAGAGCCGTGCAGCAGCTCATGGCCAAACGCGCGCAGCAAGGCCAGCCGGTAGCCGATGCCGATAAGCAGGTTTCCTGATTCATTCACATAGTCACTCAATCACTCATTCAAAATTAAAGGCGTGCAGTTCGAAGAGCTTAAGCAGTTTATAGTGGCGCAGTTTGGCCCTGAGGTGATACTTGCCGAGAAGGCGGATGCCCTGCAACCGTACCTGGTGCTCCAGCCAGGTCGCCTGGCCGAGGTATGCCTGGCCCTGCACGACAACGAATTGACCTACTTCGATTTTCTTTCCTGCCTCACTGGCATCGACAACGGGCCTGAGGCCGGCACGATGGAGGTGGCGTATACCTTATACTCCATCCCCTATAACCATCGCCTCACGCTGAAGGTGCAGGTGCCCCGCAACACCACGCCCGAGCTGCCCATGCCCGAAGTTCCGACTGTCAGCCACATCTGGCGCACCGCCGACTGGCACGAGCGGGAGGTGTTCGACATGTTCGGCATCTACTTTAAAGACCACCCGGATATGCGCCGCATCCTTTGCGCCGCCGACTGGCAGGGCCACCCGCTGCGCAAAGATTACCAGCTGCAGGATTACTACCACGGCATCAAAGTGCCTTTCGACCGGCACAATGCATTCAACGGCTTTAAAGGTGAGCCGCAGTGGCTGACCTCGGAGCCGACGCCTTTTTCGGATAAGCGCGAGAAACCAGAGCCAGAGTAGTACCGGGTCCAACCACCTCTGCCCCTCCTTGGCTAAGGAGGGGAGCCTGACTTATTGAAGTTTCTGCTGATTTCCTGTAGCCCAGCATCTAAGTGAATAAAGTTAATATTGTTTGCGAAGCGAAGGGCATTGACTCCGAGCTCTTGTAAACTGCTGCGGATTCCCTTATACACATACTTACTCTTTATCAGCTGCATTCATTCTTTCATTCGATATAAGCTATACTTGCTAGCTACTTTTATTCCGCAGTTTTATACTTGCCTTGTTTCATCTTTTGCTTTGGAGCGCTCCAAGCCCGCGGGGGCTCGTCCTTGCGTTGAGCGCTGTGGCGTGAAGCTGCTCCTCGCAGATGCTGCGGGCTGCCGCATGCGCGGCACCGCAACACACCAAGGCGCTCTACCCGAGAACTGGGATCAATTCGATAGCTACTGCCTTTGCTAATGGAAACCCCTGTAGGGACAGGTCGCGACCTGTCCGCAATACGGCAGCCGCTATGAAAGGATAGCCGGAAGTATAGCAGTAGCAGAAAGTCCCCCTTTGAAGGGGGTAGGGGGATGTTATCACCTGAACTATGCTGGTTATACTTGTCTCTGGTAAAACAGCCCTCTTTCCCTTTTGTCACCCTGAAAGGATCTTGTGAGCAAGCTAATGAAGCCAAAACAACAACACTCATACTTCACCAACAGTAATTACAGACTCCCCTCCTTAAACTAGCGAGAACGCGAGTTCGAAGCTAGCGAGCGTAGCTCTGAGGGGCCAGGGGTGGTTGGACCCGGCATTGCACCGCTTATACTTCATTAAGAACCAACAGCCGAACTCCTTCCCATATTCAGTAGCAGGGCACTCTATATAAGGGGTAGGCCACATCACCTGGTAAACAAAAAGGCCGCCAGTTATACTTCCGGCGGCCTTTGGTTTATACCTGGCTATAGATTACTCCACATTCTTAAAAAACGTGGGCGAGTTGCCGTAGAGCGGGGTGCGGCCGTCCCATTTCTCAATGAACTGCTGCTGAATGAGCAGCGACGTGAGGGTGCGCTGGCGCAGCTCGTTGGCGCGGGCTTCGGCCTCTGCTTCTACTATCTTTTTACGGGCCTGGGCTTCGGCTACTTTCAGCTCGTTTTCTACCTGCATGGCCTGCTGCACGGCTTTGTTTTTGAGGTTCACGGCCTGCACAATTACATCGGGGTATTGCAGGCCGCTGGTCATCTGCTCCAGGGCGAAGCCTTCTTTGCGCAGTGCATCGCCAAGCGCCTGCTGCACTTTGTCCTCAAAACTCTGGCGGTTAGAGATGATGCTGTCAGTGCTGTACTGGTTAAACTGGATGCGGAATGCGTCGCGGGTATAGTTGTAGAGCGTGGTTTCGGTGATCTGGTTTATCTCTTTGCGGTATTTGCTGAAGATCTGCGGACTTTGCCCGGCAATTACCCTAAACGAGAGCGTCGGGTCTACAGTGAAAACCGAGCCGTCTTTGGCATTTACGGTAAAAGGCGCATAGTCTACGGTCTGCACGAAAGTGGGGAACTGGAACACTTCTTCGGTAAGGGGGTTGTACCACACGCGCCCTGTTACCAGACTTACGTCCTGCACGCCTTTGTCGGAGCCGTAGAGTTTTACCAGGATGCCTTCGTGGCCGGCGTCGATGCGGGTACAGGAGGTGATGGCGGTAGCGGAAAAGGCA
This window of the Pontibacter liquoris genome carries:
- the nuoB gene encoding NADH-quinone oxidoreductase subunit NuoB produces the protein MKLDKTGEGGVVVTKLDDLLNWARLTSLFPMGFGLACCAIEMMGAYASGYDLDRFGIIPRASPRQSDVMIVAGTVTFKMADRVRRLYEQMPEPRYVISMGSCSNCGGPYWEHGYHVVKGVDRIIPVDVYVPGCPPRPEALIGGFLQLQEIIRKETVRAPRAVQQLMAKRAQQGQPVADADKQVS
- a CDS encoding NADH-quinone oxidoreductase subunit C gives rise to the protein MQFEELKQFIVAQFGPEVILAEKADALQPYLVLQPGRLAEVCLALHDNELTYFDFLSCLTGIDNGPEAGTMEVAYTLYSIPYNHRLTLKVQVPRNTTPELPMPEVPTVSHIWRTADWHEREVFDMFGIYFKDHPDMRRILCAADWQGHPLRKDYQLQDYYHGIKVPFDRHNAFNGFKGEPQWLTSEPTPFSDKREKPEPE
- a CDS encoding Crp/Fnr family transcriptional regulator, producing the protein MLRTLLQQVPYFTPDDIDAFELLWQKRVQLRRYDFLIRQGQVEQGLYLVTSGALRIYYPLPDEEICVGFGYPNTLLVSFPSFVDASPSAYYIQALKKSELLGISKQDFVQLMERRPNIRRFWYQELEKALVGKIEREVDLLLPEPEQRLQRVWQRSPHLFQHIPKKYIASYLRMSPETLSRLKYKS
- a CDS encoding YczE/YyaS/YitT family protein codes for the protein MFSLATPRTMREKAIQYAFFFSGLLLFGLGNAIAVKVKYLGLHPWEVLNVALFQKFGYSIGTWSTLTGLLLISVSWFVNRKYVNIGTFLNALLIGPIMDFFLWLGVLPEASHTSLDYVQLACAIVVVGVAGGLYVAGGIGAGPRDGFMLSLSDRTKLSVSKARILVESVVICVGLLLGGPVFIATFFYSFIQSPIFQVMLKFFGRLRVSLTEEKL
- a CDS encoding DinB family protein, with the translated sequence MNTLAQLSQTTKGLYDTVAAEFAPLDLSSLNFKPGPESWSILECLEHLNRYSRYYNPALANAIAQNSGSPTVPHISYSWLGKKSLEMVQPQLLKKHKTVKHMNPNNSPLNRATLEEFLQHQTELLRLLEEAKKANLHKKAVPVEFLKLLKLRIGEALEFVVAHQERHVQQALRVKQLLTRQAAA
- a CDS encoding SPFH domain-containing protein codes for the protein MNRTLTWTVAVLLLLAFSATAITSCTRIDAGHEGILVKLYGSDKGVQDVSLVTGRVWYNPLTEEVFQFPTFVQTVDYAPFTVNAKDGSVFTVDPTLSFRVIAGQSPQIFSKYRKEINQITETTLYNYTRDAFRIQFNQYSTDSIISNRQSFEDKVQQALGDALRKEGFALEQMTSGLQYPDVIVQAVNLKNKAVQQAMQVENELKVAEAQARKKIVEAEAEARANELRQRTLTSLLIQQQFIEKWDGRTPLYGNSPTFFKNVE
- a CDS encoding thioredoxin-like domain-containing protein, encoding MLTGRVNAPELSTNYGWLNTDRSWSIKDLRGKIVLLDFWTFGCINCQHIVPDLKRLEEEYADVLVVIGIHSAKFDAEKQNDTVRQAIRKFGIEHPVVNDADFKLWNQYGVRAWPTLVLIDPNGKVVGQHAGEGVYQTVQPYIQKMTEDFAETLHREPLRFHVAQPATSALYFPSKLISDPEGNIYLSDSGHNRILKLNQQGQVLEVIGSGRQGFTNGSYTEASFYEPHGLALHGTTLYVADAKNNAIRKVDLAQQQVSTAAGTGEMGYYFMDDKREEPVNPNSPWDLLILGNSMYIASAGNHQLLRMDLTTEQVYRFAGSGREALTDGPLLEAAFNQPSGLAHRGQVLYVADAEASAIRTVNLETGMVLTPLGHGLFEFGDVDGHVDDALLQHCVGLEIIDSDVFIADTYNGKIKILDISRHRVRTLADGLSEPNDIIFLQGQLWVTSTNSHQLFKIDISTGEKTEVPVILPKES
- a CDS encoding NADH-quinone oxidoreductase subunit A, which translates into the protein MAETYTSDFGTILLFLVGGTIFVLLGLFTARLIRPSRPNEEKLTTYESGEEPIGNAWVQFNPRFYVVALIFIIFDVELAFLFPWATVFGRRDLIEATDGAWGWFALIEMVVFIGILVLGLAYAWAKGHLDWIKPKPVLPQSRSRIPMEVYEQLNARQEAKQEV